A stretch of Carya illinoinensis cultivar Pawnee chromosome 14, C.illinoinensisPawnee_v1, whole genome shotgun sequence DNA encodes these proteins:
- the LOC122293836 gene encoding disease resistance protein RPV1-like — MATQTPSSSTSEHTKIRKKDNSSCSEEDEKIITSSPTSSSTPRWKYEVFLSFYGEDTRMSFTDHLYVDLKRKGILVFRDDEALKRGKCISQELSQAIQESQSAIVIFSANYASSKWCLRELAEIVEWEEKKNLTIIPIFYHVDPSDVRNQIGTFNEAFAAHEKDPKVDIKEIDTWRNACIKVGTLAGEHIKGDRYESTIIQEIGRRTSHELNSRFSRHDYDKLVAIDSHVDRMIELLDMESDDVRFVGIHGMGGIGKTTLAEIIYDRVSNCRFEGSSFISCIREESKARGLASLQKQLLCMIIEEEIQIWDQNQGDRMRKKMLRNKKVFIVLDDVDSDEQLTALAGDRKWFGPGSRLIITCRDSHLLRTYEVNPIYKVEHLEIAEALQVFSLSAFKETHPTKDYMDLSMDFVNYAQGLPLALKVLGSFLYEREIDAWKSEKDKLKAIPNPKIMDVLQISFNGLQKSQKELFLDMACYFQGQHGVDYIFYDDMVECFGHYRIDADVLIEKSLLSKSEYGCLSMHDLLKEMGQEIVHCECPQEPGQRSRMFRLEDLYQVLNKDTGTDAIRGIVMYFCPEMKQRLNAKALSKNRKLRFFKFYQSRSIKWRGKPLKYMQTNELRFIEWFGYHLKSWPSSFQPKHLTVLRMYKSQIKQLWKGSMDIDNLKELNLRDSENLIETPDLSGAPNLEIINFQNCRSLCEVHPSIKELKRLKDLKMAGTGIKQLWKGTLVVLDNLKILKLSNCKNLIEIPNLSGAPNLEIIDLTDCTSLCEVHPSIKELKRLEDLRISGTGIKQLWKGTLVVLHNLKILDLRNSKNLIETPDLTEAPNLEEIYFTGCTSLCEVHPSIKVLKKIQKIIIVGTGIKQLWKGTLVVLDNLKILKLSNCKNLIEIPDLSGAPNLEKIDFSLCTSLCEVHPSIKMLKQIQKIIMVGTGIKQLWKGTLVVLHNLKILDLRYSMNLIETPDLTKAPNLEEIYITGCTSLCEVHPSIKMLKQIQKIIMVGTGIKQLWKGTLVVLHNLKILDLCYSMNLIETPDLTEAPNLEEIYFTECTSLCEVHPSITMLKQIQKIIMVGTGDKQLWKGTLVVSFSLV; from the exons ATGGCCACTCAAACACCCTCTTCATCTACTTCCGAACATACTAAGATAAGAAAAAAAGACAATTCATCTTGTTcggaagaagatgaaaaaatcaTAACCTCTTCCCCAACTTCTTCATCGACGCCTCGATGGAAATATGAAGTTTTCCTTAGTTTCTATGGTGAAGACACTCGCATGAGCTTTACGGATCATCTATATGTTGATTTAAAACGGAAAGGTATTCTCGTCTTTAGGGATGATGAAGCACTCAAGCGAGGAAAATGCATTTCTCAAGAGCTTTCGCAAGCAATTCAAGAATCCCAATCTGCCATAGTCATTTTTTCAGCAAATTATGCTTCTTCCAAATGGTGCCTTAGGGAACTTGCCGAGATTGTTGAATGGGAGGAAAAGAAGAATCTCACAATTATTCCTATTTTCTACCATGTGGATCCTTCAGATGTAAGAAATCAAATAGGGACTTTTAATGAAGCTTTCGCCGCACATGAAAAAGATCCCAAGGTAGACATCAAAGAGATTGATACGTGGAGAAATGCTTGCATAAAAGTCGGTACCCTTGCCGGAGAGCACATAAAGGGGGACAG GTACGAATCAACAATTATACAAGAAATCGGTAGACGTACGTCTCATGAGTTGAATTCTAGATTCTCACGTCATGATTACGATAAACTTGTTGCAATAGACTCCCATGTAGACAGAATGATAGAGTTATTGGATATGGAATCGGATGATGTTCGCTTTGTAGGAATTCATGGGATGGGTGGCATTGGTAAGACAACGCTGGctgaaataatttatgatagAGTTTCTAATTGTCGATTTGAAGGAAGCAGCTTTATTTCTTGTATTAGAGAAGAATCTAAAGCTCGTGGTCTAGCTTCTTTACAAAAACAACTTCTTTGTATGATCATAGaagaagaaatacaaatatgggATCAAAACCAGGGAGATcggatgagaaagaagatgctGCGTAATAAAAAGGTTTTTATCGTCCTTGATGATGTGGATAGTGATGAGCAACTAACGGCATTAGCAGGGGATCGGAAGTGGTTTGGTCCAGGGAGTAGGTTGATCATAACATGCAGAGATAGTCATCTATTGAGAACATATGAAGTGAATCCTATCTATAAGGTTGAGCATCTTGAAATAGCAGAAGCTTTGCAAGTCTTTAGTTTGTCAGCCTTCAAGGAAACCCATCCAACAAAGGATTACATGGATCTATCTATGGATTTTGTAAATTATGCTCAAGGCCTTCCTTTAGCTCTTAAAGTTTTGGGTTCCTTCTTatatgagagagaaatagatgCATGGAAAAGTGAGAAAGATAAACTAAAAGCAATTCCTAATCCAAAAATTATGGATGTACTTCAAATAAGTTTTAATGGGCTACAGAAATCGCAAAAAGAGTTATTTTTGGATATGGCGTGTTATTTCCAAGGACAACATGGGGTGGATTACATATTTTATGATGACATGGTAGAATGTTTTGGTCATTATCGCATTGACGCTGACGTTCTCATTGAGAAGTCCCTTTTAAGCAAATCAGAATACGGATGCTtgtccatgcatgatttgctaAAAGAAATGGGCCAGGAAATAGTTCATTGTGAATGCCCTCAAGAACCAGGACAACGTAGTAGAATGTTTCGTTTGGAGGATCTCTATCAAGTACTGAACAAAGATACT GGAACTGATGCAATTAGAGGCATAGTCATGTATTTTTGTCCTGAAATGAAACAGAGACTCAACGCCAAAGCATtgtcaaaaaatagaaaattgagattttttaaattctatcaGTCTCGATCTATAAAATGGCGTGGAAAACCTTTAAAATACATGCAAACCAATGAGTTGCGATTCATAGAGTGGTTTGGATATCATTTGAAATCTTGGCCGAGTAGTTTCCAACCAAAACATCTTACTGTACTAAGGATGTATAAGAGCCAGATCAAACAACTATGGAAGGGGTCGATG GATATAGACAATTTGAAGGAATTAAATCTGAGAGATTCTGAGAACTTGATTGAAACACCAGATTTGAGTGGAGCTCCAAATCTTGAGATAATAAACTTTCAAAATTGTAGAAGCTTGTGTGAGGTCCACCCATCCATCAAAGAGCTCAAACGACTAAAAGACTTAAAAATGGCTGGAACAGGAATCAAACAACTATGGAAGGGAACGTTGGTG GTTTTAGATAATTTGAAGATCTTAAAACTGAGTAATTGTAAGAACTTGATTGAAATACCAAATTTGAGTGGAGCCCCAAATCTTGAGATAATAGACCTTACAGATTGTACAAGCTTGTGTGAGGTCCACCCATCCATCAAAGAGCTCAAACGACTAGAAGATTTAAGAATATCTGGTACTGGAATCAAACAACTATGGAAAGGGACGTTGGTG GTTTTACACAATTTGAAGATCTTAGATCTACGTAATTCTAAGAACTTGATTGAAACACCAGATTTGACAGAAGCCCCAAATCTTGAGGAAATATACTTTACAGGTTGTACAAGCTTGTGTGAGGTCCACCCATCCATCAAAGTActcaaaaaaatacaaaaaataataatcgtTGGCACTGGAATCAAACAACTATGGAAGGGGACGTTGGTG GTTTTAGACAATTTGAAGATCTTAAAACTGAGTAATTGTAAGAACTTGATTGAAATACCAGATTTGAGTGGAGCCCCAAATCTTGAGAAAATCGACTTTTCATTGTGTACAAGCTTGTGTGAGGTCCACCCATCCATTAAAATGctcaaacaaatacaaaaaataataatggttgGCACTGGAATCAAACAACTATGGAAGGGGACGTTGGTG GTTTTACACAATTTGAAGATCTTAGATCTACGTTATTCTATGAACTTGATTGAAACACCAGATTTGACAAAAGCCCCAAATCTTGAGGAAATATACATTACAGGTTGTACAAGCTTGTGTGAGGTCCACCCATCCATTAAAATGctcaaacaaatacaaaaaataataatggttggcactggaatcaaacaactatggaaggggacgttggtg GTTTTACACAATTTGAAGATCTTAGATCTATGCTATTCTATGAACTTGATTGAAACACCAGATTTGACAGAAGCCCCAAATCTTGAGGAAATATACTTTACAGAGTGTACAAGCTTGTGTGAGGTCCACCCATCCATTACAATGctcaaacaaatacaaaaaataataatggttgGCACTGGAGACAAACAACTATGGAAGGGGACGTTGGTGGTAAGTTTTTCACTCGTATAA
- the LOC122293839 gene encoding homeobox-leucine zipper protein ATHB-4-like, whose translation MGEIRGKVGEKDDGLELGLGLGLGLGLGLGRDGSRSSVKVSPMHNPSQLVEKHKGSWNEMFQLPGRCLSISGKRSERSEPNREENKAERASCSRESDKEDGSCGDPSRKKLKLSKEQSLVLEETFKEHNTLRILFPR comes from the exons ATGGGAGAAATTAGAGGGAAAGTGGGTGAGAAAGACGATGGGTTGGAGTTGGGGTTGGGATTAGGATTAGGTTTGGGTTTGGGCTTGGGGCGTGATGGGAGTCGAAGTTCTGTGAAAGTAAGTCCCATGCACAACCCTTCACAGTTGGTGGAAAAACACAAGGGTTCTTGGAATGAGATGTTTCAGTTACCTG GTCGATGTTTGAGCATCAGCGGAAAGAGGAGCGAGAGATCAGAGCcaaacagagaagaaaataagGCTGAGAGGGCTTCGTGCTCTCGTGAGAGCGACAAGGAAGATGGCAGCTGCGGCGACCCATCAAGAAAGAAACTCAAGCTGTCAAAGGAGCAGTCTTTGGTTCTGGAGGAGACCTTCAAAGAGCACAATACCCTTCGCATCTTATTCCCTCGTTAA